The following coding sequences lie in one Desmodus rotundus isolate HL8 chromosome 1, HLdesRot8A.1, whole genome shotgun sequence genomic window:
- the LOC112304708 gene encoding LOW QUALITY PROTEIN: serine/threonine-protein kinase PLK1-like (The sequence of the model RefSeq protein was modified relative to this genomic sequence to represent the inferred CDS: inserted 3 bases in 3 codons; deleted 2 bases in 1 codon; substituted 2 bases at 2 genomic stop codons): protein MSMAATVRKLTRGPADPGKRSPGATALESPAAAPPGKEIPEVLVDPRNQGRYLRGRFLGKGGFAKCFEISDVDTKEVFACKIVPKSLLPKPHQKEKMSMEISIHCSLAHQHVVGFHGFIEDKDFVFVVLELCSWRSLLELHKGRKVLTELEARYYLRQIVLGCQYLHRNWVFHRDLKLGNLFLNEDVEVKXGDFGLATKVEYDGERKKTLCGTPNYIAPEVLSKKGHSLEVDVWSIGCIMYTLLVGKPPFETSCLKETYLRIKKNEYNIPKHISPVAASLIQKMLQTDPTARPTXLLKDEFFTSGYIPAHLPITCFTIPPXFSIAPSSLDPSNWKPLSVLNKSTENLMPEQPXVKEEPAVRETSEAVDCHLGDLLQQLHSVHASKPSDWGLVRQEEAEDPGCIPIFWVSKWVDNSDKYGLGYQLCDNSVGVLFNDSTCLILYNDGDSLQYIERDGTESYLTVNSHPNSLIKKITLLKYFRNYMSEHLLKGGANITPREGDELAQLPYLHTWFRTRSAIILHLSNGSVQINFFQDHTKLLLCPLMAAVTXINEKRDFRTYRLSLLEEYGCSKELASQLQYAQTKVDKLLSLRQLPQDLLVGLSPLDWCPFPLHQHLGLLWLAPTVLVSICAPNPGGCGESHGRCISAFLPESQSALQGRGATVGTPADAGLQVWQDEQLLVPQVWAHTLPGAASMSVGPSVPPLKQREAGSSLLLHTRAWPLM, encoded by the exons ATGAGCATGGCAGCAACAGTAAGGAAGCTGACGCGGGGACCAGCCGACCCAGGGAAA CGCAGCCCAGGGGCTACAGCTCTGGAGTCCCCGGCGGCCGCCCCGCCGGGGAAAGAGATCCCAGAGGTCCTAGTGGACCCACGCAATCAGGGGCGCTACTTGCGGGGCCGCTTTCTGGGGAAGGGTGGCTTTGCCAAGTGCTTCGAGATCTCGGACGTGGACACTAAGGAGGTTTTCGCGTGCAAGATCGTGCCTAAGTcactgctgcctaagccgcaccagaaggagaagatgtcCATGGAGATATCCATTcactgcagccttgcccaccagCATGTCGTAGGCTTCCACGGCTTTATCGAGGACAAGGACTTCGTGTTCGTGGTGTTGGAGCTCTGCAGCTGGAGATCTCTCTTGGAGCTGCACAAAGGGAGGAAAGTATTGACTGAGCTTGAGGCCCGCTACTATCTGCGGCAGattgtccttggctgccagtacCTGCACCGAAACTGGGTCTTTCACCGGGACCTCAAGCTAGGCAACCTCTTCCTGAATGAGGATGTGGAGGTGA TAGGGGATTTTGGACTGGCAACCAAAGTCGAATATGATGGAGAACGGAAGAAGACCCTGTGTGGAACTCCTAATTACATAGCTCCTGAGGTGCTGAGCAAGAAAGGGCACAGTTTGGAGGTGGATGTGTGGTCCATTGGGTGTATCATGTATACCTTGTTAGTGGGCAAACCACCTTTTGAGACATCTTGCCTAAAAGAGACCTACCTCCGGATCAAGAAGAATGAGTACAATATCCCCAAGCACATCAGTCCGGTGGCTGCCTCCCTCATCCAGAAGATGCTTCAGACCGACCCCACTGCCCGCCCCA ATCTACTCAAGGACGAGTTTTTTACCTCTGGCTATATCCCCGCCCATCTCCCCATCACCTGCTTCACCATTCCAC GGTTTTCCATTGCTCCCAGCAGCCTGGACCCCAGCAACTGGAAGCCACTCTCAGTCCTCAATAAAAGCACAGAGAACCTCATGCCTGAGCAGCCCTGAGTAAAAGAGGAACCAGCAGTTCGAGAGACCAGCGAGGCAGTGGACTGCCACCTTGGTGACTTGCTGCAGCAACTGCACAGCGTTCATGCCTCTAAGCCCTCAGACTGGGGGCTGGTGAGGCAAGAGGAGGCTGAGGATCCTGGCTGCATCCCTATCTTCTGGGTCAGCAAGTGGGTGGACAATTCGGACAAGTATGGCCTTGGATATCAACTGTGCGACAACAGCGTAGGGGTGCTCTTCAATGACTCAACATGCCTTATCCTCTACAACGACGGTGACAGCCTGCAGTACATAGAGCGTGACGGCACAGAGTCCTACCTCACTGTGAATTCCCATCCCAACTCCTTGATAAAAAAGATCACCCTCCTTAAGTATTTCCGAAACTACATGAGTGAACACTTGCTGAAGGGGGGGGCCAATATCACACCACGGGAGGGTGATGAGCTGGCCCAGCTGCCCTACCTGCATACCTGGTTTCGTACCCGCAGTGCCATCATCCTGCACCTTAGTAATGGCTCTGTGCAGATTAACTTCTTCCAGGACCACACCAAACTCCTCCTGTGCCCACTCATGGCTGCCGTGACTTAGATTAATGAGAAGCGGGACTTTCGCACATACCGCCTGAGCCTCCTGGAGGAATACGGCTGCTCCAAGGAACTGGCCAGCCAGCTCCAATATGCCCAAACCAAGGTGGACAAGCTGCTGAGCTTACGCCAATTGCCTCAAGACCTCCTCGTAGGCCTGTCCCCTCTGGACTGGtgcccctttcccctccaccaGCACCTTGGCCTGTTGTGGTTAGCACCCACAGTGCTGGTTTCTATATGTGCCCCCAACCCTGGTGGCTGTGGAGAGAGCCATGGCAG GTGCATCTCCGCCTTCCTGCCAGAGAGCCAGtcagccctgcagggcaggggtgccACCGTGGGTACCCCTGCAGATGCAG GCCTGCAAGTGTGGCAGGACGAGCAGCTGCTGGTCCCTCAGGTTTGGGCGCACACTCTCCCTGGGGCTGCGAGCATGAGCGTGGGGCCTTCCGTGCCACCCCTGAAGCAACGCGAGGCTGG atcaagcctgctgctccatacTAGGGCCTGGCCTCTTATGTAG